From a region of the Seleniivibrio woodruffii genome:
- the greA gene encoding transcription elongation factor GreA, which yields MDRIPITTEGYATLKKELERLKSVDRKEIVLAIEEARSHGDLSENAEYDAAKERQGMIEARIAELESKMGRFQVIDTSSLSGEKIVFGATVVIENVETSEKKKYKIVGPDEANISKGTVSIMSPLARALVNKKAGDDVIVQAPGGDIEYEIIEVHFN from the coding sequence ATGGATAGGATCCCGATCACTACTGAAGGGTATGCAACGCTTAAAAAAGAGTTGGAGCGGCTTAAGTCTGTGGACAGGAAAGAGATCGTGCTGGCAATCGAAGAGGCCAGAAGCCATGGCGACCTCAGTGAAAATGCCGAATACGATGCCGCCAAAGAGCGTCAGGGTATGATAGAAGCCCGCATTGCCGAACTGGAAAGCAAGATGGGCAGATTTCAGGTCATAGATACGTCTTCACTTTCAGGCGAGAAGATCGTTTTCGGAGCAACTGTCGTAATTGAAAATGTTGAAACATCCGAAAAGAAAAAATATAAGATCGTCGGTCCAGACGAGGCGAATATCTCAAAAGGAACCGTATCGATCATGTCGCCCCTCGCCCGTGCGCTGGTGAACAAAAAGGCCGGAGATGACGTTATAGTTCAGGCTCCCGGCGGCGATATCGAATACGAAATCATCGAAGTTCATTTTAATTAA